The following is a genomic window from Spirosoma agri.
TACTCCATTACTGATTGATTCAACCGATAATGAATTTAACCCCGATGGTGTTTTAACCGACTGGTTGAAAGAGATTTTCAACTTTCAGCAATGCTATAAGCAGCTGGAGTGTGGTATTCGGGAACGGGTACTCGAACAAACGAGCGCAGCAAACGCCGTAAGCTATGTCGGTCAGTGCCCGGTGAATGCTGTTATTACATTGCAGGCGACAATGACGCGTGAGTTGAAAAGGTTGTCGAACGATATTGAGCAGTGTGATACGCGTACGAAGTCCATTGCGAGCTTCGACCAATTAAAGAGCCATACGATGCGGCTAAAACAGCTGAATCACCAGGCGCAGACCCGGCTTTATTTGGCCACCCTGCCCGCGTCCTAGGTTCGTTTCTTGACCGTATGCATCACATAATGAGGTGATTCGCTCATTATGTGATGCTTTGATGAGATTTCTTCCAGTTCCCGTACGTGATCAGGGATTCGTGCCAATCCCCGGGTAAGCTCATGGTGGTCAATAATCAACTTCCAGATTAAGTACTTTGCGGAGTTCATGGAGGGCCGGATTTTTCTCCGCCATGTAATTGAACTTGTCCTGCGAACTGTAGATCATCTTCTTGACCTCCTGCACCGTGACGGTATGGTCAAGCTGTATGCGGCTGTTCTGAAGTTCGTTGCGCAAATACCCCAGCAGTTCTGGTTTGAGGTCGGTGAGGTAACCCACTTGCAACGTGTTGTCAAGCGTTATATGGATGGTCGTCCCATCGAGGGTTAATTCGCGGTTCAGCACCAACTGCTCGGTAGCCGAGTCATATTGGCTGTGTCGAATTTTGGCGAACGTCACCCATACATCCTGTAACTCTTCCTGGCTGAATGATTTATCGGGCCGGGCTGCTGTTGTGACAATAACCTCTTCGGCCGTATCGGCCACCGGCTGAAGAGGCCCGCTCGTTAGTGGTATCGTCGACCGGAGCCGACTGGTAGCCGGGCGCGCTGGCGGAGCCATTTTGGGTTTTAGTTGCGACTCTACCGGAGAGGGAGTAATAGTCGCTGTAGCTACGCTGTTGGCAGCATGAGCAGGCGCAGTCATTTCCGCAGCTATTGTGCCATTGCCACCGTTGGGGACAGGAGTAGTCCGGTAGGTACTCACGGGCTCACTCGTCATCGGATGGTGTTCGATCAGTTTGCCGACGCTAGTAGCTGACTGCTGCGAGGGGACGGGCGCTGGCTGGTTGTTTTTTTTTTCGTCTCCCGATAGATCGGCAGTTAAACGTTCCTGATGTTGTGAACCATTGACCGGAAACTCTGGCAACGCATCCCAGTTCAGCAGATTGCGCAAATTAGCCAGCTTCATCAACCAGAGTTCGGTATGCAGCCGCTGGTCTTTGGCCTGTTTGTAGTTCATATCGCACTGGCCGCCAAGACTTAACGCCGATAGTAAAAACGACATCGGAGCCCGCACCGACTGATCGAGGTATTGGCGCCGAACGTTTTCGGTCACCTGCAAGAGCTGAACTGTAGCGGCATCTTTACCAACCAGCAAATCGCGGAAGTGACGACACAGACCAACCACAAACTGGTGACCATCGAAGCCTTTACGCAGAATTTCGTCCACCGTCAACAGGCTTTGGGGCAGATTGCCCGCCAGCAGCAGGTCTGTCAGTTTGAAGTAATAATCGTAATCAAGAATGTGCAGGTTATCGAGCACCTCCTTATACCGAATGATTCGATCTGCTGCAAAAGTGACGTTCAGATCAAACATCGACAGCGCATCGCGCAGACCGCCATCGGCCTTTTGAGCGATCAGATCGAGCGCTTCGCTTTCGGCGGTGATCCCCTCTTTGGCGGCAATATCGGCCAGATGGCTGGCAATGTGTTGGGGCTGAATCCGGTTGAAATCGAAAATCTGGCAACGCGATAGAATCGTCGGCAGAATCTTGTGTTTTTCGGTCGTCGCCAGGATGAAAATAGCGTATGCCGGAGGCTCCTCCAGCGTTTTCAGGAACGCATTGAAAGCCGCCGACGAGAGCATGTGCACCTCGTCAATAATGTAGATTTTATATTTTCCTGATTGGGGCGGATACCGAACCTGATCGATTAGATTGCGGATGTCTTCAACGGAGTTGTTGGAAGCCGCATCCAGTTCGTGAATATTGAACGACGCGCTCTGGTTGAAGCTCACGCACGACTCACAGGTATCGCAGGCTTCGCCTTCGGCGGTCAGGTTTTGGCAATTGATTGTCTTGGCCAGAATACGGGCGCAGGTCGTCTTGCCGACGCCACGCGGGCCACAAAACAGAAACGCAGACGCTAAGTGATTGGTCTTGATTGCGTTCTTGAGTGTGGTGGTGATGTGCTCCTGTCCGACAACGGTGTCGAAGGTGGCGGGGCGGTACTTGCGGGCCGAGACCACGAAATTTTCCATACTCAAAGTTAACAAGGCGGGGGCGGATTTCAAACGAAGGATTGCTTCTGTTCCGTTCATTAATGCGGTCATGTGCCCCTATTTAGCAGGATGGCCGATTCGTTGCGTAATTAGCAAATGAGGCAGTAATCGGCCCGCCGTAGCGCAAATACGATTGTTTATGGGTTTATTTGTATTATTAGTGGCCCTACGTCGTCTTCTATGATCAATGCCTGGTGGCTTTCGAGGCTATTTATTTGTGTGTTCGGCATGCTGCTGGCAGGTTGTACCCAAAAGCCGCTGGCCGACCGTTCGCTGACCTTCTGGTGTTCCAATAATGCCGGGGAAATTGCGTTTGCGAAGGAATTTGTGCAGCAGTGGCAGCAACTACGACCCAATAAACCGCTGCGTTATCAGCCTATTCCGGAAGGGCAATCGAGCGAAGAAATCATTCTGGCATCGGTAGTCGGTAAAACCACCCCCGATATTTACGCCAACATGTGGCAGGGCAGTGTCGAGATGTACGCCAAAGCGGGGGTTCTGATTCCTCTGGATACACTGAAGGGGTTTTGGGAGTTTATTACGGCCCGTTGCGACAGTGCCGTAATCCGGGAGATCACCTCGTCGGACGGGCACATTTACCAGGTGCCGTGGAAGGTCAACCCAATCATGCTGGTCTGTAACACACACACGATCAGCGCATTGAACGGGGCAAAACCGCCTTATACGTACGCGGGTTACCTGGATGCG
Proteins encoded in this region:
- a CDS encoding DNA polymerase III subunit gamma/tau, giving the protein MENFVVSARKYRPATFDTVVGQEHITTTLKNAIKTNHLASAFLFCGPRGVGKTTCARILAKTINCQNLTAEGEACDTCESCVSFNQSASFNIHELDAASNNSVEDIRNLIDQVRYPPQSGKYKIYIIDEVHMLSSAAFNAFLKTLEEPPAYAIFILATTEKHKILPTILSRCQIFDFNRIQPQHIASHLADIAAKEGITAESEALDLIAQKADGGLRDALSMFDLNVTFAADRIIRYKEVLDNLHILDYDYYFKLTDLLLAGNLPQSLLTVDEILRKGFDGHQFVVGLCRHFRDLLVGKDAATVQLLQVTENVRRQYLDQSVRAPMSFLLSALSLGGQCDMNYKQAKDQRLHTELWLMKLANLRNLLNWDALPEFPVNGSQHQERLTADLSGDEKKNNQPAPVPSQQSATSVGKLIEHHPMTSEPVSTYRTTPVPNGGNGTIAAEMTAPAHAANSVATATITPSPVESQLKPKMAPPARPATSRLRSTIPLTSGPLQPVADTAEEVIVTTAARPDKSFSQEELQDVWVTFAKIRHSQYDSATEQLVLNRELTLDGTTIHITLDNTLQVGYLTDLKPELLGYLRNELQNSRIQLDHTVTVQEVKKMIYSSQDKFNYMAEKNPALHELRKVLNLEVDY